A single Polyodon spathula isolate WHYD16114869_AA chromosome 6, ASM1765450v1, whole genome shotgun sequence DNA region contains:
- the LOC121316768 gene encoding zinc finger protein 318-like isoform X3, whose amino-acid sequence MFRGRPHRGGKERGGGHPRHYPPRGPLGSSPPRHSPPPGGYRDEREDRERHHFSGYRGKPDGYRRSPPERRHPSPGRGCNRGPVSEYRGPPQRDHPARRMSPSPPHSGIPLDHSLIITVGNERNHSVSPDHRRVDPPINHRYRDDLEEDYSRNPLPERKFSSSYDREEHDFHGGSPHYPHRREEGPGGSSREREKFHKFHYPPMEAKRPKYDMEPESRGYSSERSRRPERTVERGRRSRSRGKSRGRSRSRSRDKSRGRSRSASPLKGRLKNDTSEGFRELAQARKRKEKEELERLERAVAQREMGGTKSYGIPGLPGRSTEAAEFMQQRLDEVPPMPKKSILKKRVEPEVDPAVSIESSDYSSGAPGGQRSSSLSTEAERFLNTLNRGMDSELFSSLLREAREEAYAKETKGKLTEGSFLYDEHYEESFQKAEPEKPVENAGEFLLPHERVSHDGSGFSRILGMMGEFPSPQEKLRCSPDIEDEEKFLYGEEEDERLEAQLQAGLARQQSQPVNSGIVHRQQSHPGMDHQLQNKPAVGKQNSKTAISERQVSQAVASRHQENQPGILHRQNQSGIVQQKESQAEISHQQLIHPRIPRHQLSQPGIGQHQESKSGIGHHQQCHTITGHPQESQPHSVHSQQSPPMSVHGPCGTSQEDLDSSPVEAEETQDSQEYEKIQTLLKTIGLDMGVAEIGKLAARTQERLHGKKPPGGSSRYCDGERGRRASAGRNWENQHSHSHTMSPESDYNQSISPSPTRRASHGENLSSFTSEYSVKQGEKKGWEIPVLGENVKLAPISSASVPPTTAQPNASLPPTPTYSMPSYSHYQPPPATPNFPPPGYDQYGNYMPYMSTGWPMYPPPSQEPQPVPQQGVPSGHPPIEEQHVTSSRPYLRVIETVPLSQTQVKPKKEESALVQVPMTDRLENNSSNRIVLTGQKKQRRESEEKNKANEKQKVIEERVALKKEKEVRLKRKDHLMKELERLRKQQGELLRKKRREKDGHKDPLLVEVSRLQEEVMQQISVIRKENEAAEKKQAELDKVAQILGLYISDKPKKNPKDIRETPPEKRNEKPKSPEKSFPSSFSSSVSVSKQRSSHLP is encoded by the exons ATGTTCCGCGGACGGCCGCACCGAGGTGGcaaggagagaggaggggggcaTCCACGGCATTACCCACCTCGGGGTCCGCTGGGCTCCTCGCCACCTCGTCACTCGCCTCCGCCGGGGGGATACCGGGACGAGCGGGAGGACAGGGAACGTCACCACTTCTCTGGGTATCGGGGAAAGCCCGATGGTTACCGACGCTCTCCTCCAGAGAGGAGGCATCCCTCCCCGGGCAGGGGCTGCAACCGAGGACCGGTGAGTGAGTACCGTGGGCCTCCACAAAGGGATCATCCAGCCAGG AGAATGTCTCCGTCTCCACCGCATTCTGGCATCCCACTTGATCACAGTTTGATCATCACTGTTGGAAATGAGCGGAACCATAGTGTCTCACCAGACCACAGGAGAGTTGACCCTCCAATCAATCACAGATACAG GGATGATCTAGAGGAAGACTACAGCAGAAATCCTCTACCCGAAAGAAAATTTTCTTCTTCGTATGACCGGGAAGAACATGACTTCCACGGGGGGAGCCCACATTACCCTCACCGGCGAGAAGAGGGACCTGGGGGAagcagcagagaaagagaaaagttCCATAAGTTTCACTACCCGCCCATGGAAGCCAAGAGACCCAAGTACGACATGGAACCTGAGAGCAGGGGCTACAGCTCAGAGAGGTCCCGTCGGCCTGAGCGCACTGTGGAGAGGGGCCGTAGAAGCCGCAGCAGAGGCAAGAGCAGGGGCCGAAGCAGAAGTCGCAGCAGGGACAAGAGCAGGGGCCGGAGCCGCAGTGCCAGCCCCCTCAAAGGCCgtttaaaaaatgacaccagCGAAGGCTTCCGGGAGCTGGCGCAGGCCCGCAAGAGAAAGGAGAAGGAGGAGCTGGAGAGGCTGGAGCGGGCGGTCGCTCAGCGGGAGATGGGCGGAACTAAAAGTTATGGAATCCCTGGGCTGCCTGGCCGGTCGACCGAGGCTGCTGAATTCATGCAGCAGCGACTCGATGAAGTGCCACCAATGCCTAAAAAATCTATTCTTAAAAAACGCGTTGAGCCTGAAGTGGATCCTGCCGTCAGTATTGAG AGCAGTGACTACTCCAGCGGAGCCCCTGGAGGGCAGCGAAGCAGCAGTTTATCGACAGAGGCTGAGCGTTTCCTCAACACGCTCAACAGAGGCATGGATTCTGAGCTATTCTCTTCTCTGCTAAGAGAAGCGAGAGAGGAGGCTTATGCCAAAGAGACAAAAGGGAAGCTTACTGAAGGCTCATTCCTCTATGATGAGCACTATGAGGAATCCTTTCAGAAAGCAGAGCCAGAGAAGCCTGTGGAGAACGCTGGTGAATTCCTCCTGCCACATGAGAGGGTCAGTCATGATGGCAGTGGGTTTTCCAGAATTTTAGGAATGATGGGTGAGTTCCCCAGCCCACAGGAAAAGCTGAGGTGTTCTCCAGATATTGAAGATGAGGAAAAATTCCTCTATGGAGAAGAGGAAGATGAGCGGCTAGAGGCTCAGTTGCAAGCTGGACTGGCCCGGCAACAGAGCCAACCAGTTAATTCTGGAATTGTCCACCGTCAGCAGAGCCACCCAGGGATGGACCACCAGCTACAGAACAAGCCTGCAGTCGGAAAGCAAAACAGCAAGACTGCCATTAGTGAGCGTCAAGTGAGCCAGGCTGTAGCTAGCCGCCATCAAGAAAACCAGCCTGGGATTTTGCATCGTCAGAACCAATCTGGGATTGTCCAGCAGAAGGAGAGCCAGGCTGAGATTAGTCACCAGCAGTTGATTCATCCTAGGATTCCACGCCATCAGCTTAGCCAGCCTGGGATTGGACAGCATCAAGAAAGTAAGTCAGGGATTGGTCATCATCAACAGTGTCACACAATAACTGGTCATCCTCAAGAGAGTCAGCCACACAGTGTGCACAGTCAGCAGAGCCCACCTATGTCAGTCCATGGTCCATGTGGGACATCCCAAGAAGACCTGGATAGCTCTCCAGTGGAAGCAGAAGAGACTCAGGATTCCCAAGAGTACGAAAAGATTCAAACTCTGCTAAAAACAATTGGTCTAGATATGGGGGTGGCTGAAATCGGCAAGCTGGCTGCACGGACTCAGGAGCGCTTGCACGGGAAGAAACCACCAGGAGGGTCTTCTCGTTACTGTGACGGAGAAAGAGGACGCAGGGCATCAGCAGGCAGAAACTGGGAGAATCAACACAGCCACAGCCATACCATGTCTCCTGAGTCTGATTACAACCAGTCAATCTCTCCATCCCCTACTAGACGAGCCTCTCACGGTGAAAATCTCTCTTCCTTCACATCAGAGTACAGTGTTAAACAGGGTGAAAAAAAGGGATGGGAAATCCCTGTTTTAGGGGAAAATGTCAAGCTGGCTCCAATATCATCTGCTTCTGTCCCCCCTACAACTGCCCAACCTAATGCCTCTTTACCCCCCACACCTACTTACTCTATGCCATCATACTCTCACTACCAACCTCCACCAGCCACACCAAACTTTCCCCCTCCTGGCTATGATCAGTATGGAAATTACATGCCTTACATGTCCACGGGTTGGCCAATGTACCCTCCTCCATCACAGGAGCCTCAACCAGTACCCCAACAAGGTGTTCCGTCTGGCCACCCGCCCATCGAAGAGCAACATGTGACATCTTCTAGGCCCTATCTCAGAGTCATCGAAACGGTGCCCCTCAGTCAGACACAAGTAAAGCCCAAGAAAGAAGAGTCTGCTCTTGTCCAAGTGCCAATGACAGATAGACTAGAAAATAATTCATCCAACCGCATTGTGTTAACGGGACAGAAAAAACAACGGAgagaatctgaagaaaaaaataaggcCAATGAGAAGCAAAAG GTTATAGAAGAAAGGGTGGctttgaagaaagaaaaagaggTCCGTTTGAAAAGAAAGGACCATCTCATGAAGGAACTGGAGAGATTGCGAAAGCAGCAAG GAGAGCTTCTGCGTAAGAAGCGCAGGGAGAAGGACGGTCACAAggaccctttgctggtggaggtgagcCGGCTTCAAGAGGAAGTCATGCAGCAAATCTCTGTGATCCGTAAGGAGAACGAAGCAGCGGAGAAGAAGCAGGCAGAGCTGGACAAGGTGGCTCAGATCTTGGGCCTGTACATTTCTGACAAACCGAAAAAGAATCCCAAGGATATTAGGGAGACCCCTCCAGAGAAAAGAAACGAGAAACCAAAGAGCCCCGAAAAATCCttcccctcctccttctcctccagcGTCTCCGTGTCTAAG cagcGATCTTCTCATTTACCCTAA
- the LOC121316768 gene encoding zinc finger protein 318-like isoform X1 encodes MFRGRPHRGGKERGGGHPRHYPPRGPLGSSPPRHSPPPGGYRDEREDRERHHFSGYRGKPDGYRRSPPERRHPSPGRGCNRGPVSEYRGPPQRDHPARRMSPSPPHSGIPLDHSLIITVGNERNHSVSPDHRRVDPPINHRYRDDLEEDYSRNPLPERKFSSSYDREEHDFHGGSPHYPHRREEGPGGSSREREKFHKFHYPPMEAKRPKYDMEPESRGYSSERSRRPERTVERGRRSRSRGKSRGRSRSRSRDKSRGRSRSASPLKGRLKNDTSEGFRELAQARKRKEKEELERLERAVAQREMGGTKSYGIPGLPGRSTEAAEFMQQRLDEVPPMPKKSILKKRVEPEVDPAVSIESSDYSSGAPGGQRSSSLSTEAERFLNTLNRGMDSELFSSLLREAREEAYAKETKGKLTEGSFLYDEHYEESFQKAEPEKPVENAGEFLLPHERVSHDGSGFSRILGMMGEFPSPQEKLRCSPDIEDEEKFLYGEEEDERLEAQLQAGLARQQSQPVNSGIVHRQQSHPGMDHQLQNKPAVGKQNSKTAISERQVSQAVASRHQENQPGILHRQNQSGIVQQKESQAEISHQQLIHPRIPRHQLSQPGIGQHQESKSGIGHHQQCHTITGHPQESQPHSVHSQQSPPMSVHGPCGTSQEDLDSSPVEAEETQDSQEYEKIQTLLKTIGLDMGVAEIGKLAARTQERLHGKKPPGGSSRYCDGERGRRASAGRNWENQHSHSHTMSPESDYNQSISPSPTRRASHGENLSSFTSEYSVKQGEKKGWEIPVLGENVKLAPISSASVPPTTAQPNASLPPTPTYSMPSYSHYQPPPATPNFPPPGYDQYGNYMPYMSTGWPMYPPPSQEPQPVPQQGVPSGHPPIEEQHVTSSRPYLRVIETVPLSQTQVKPKKEESALVQVPMTDRLENNSSNRIVLTGQKKQRRESEEKNKANEKQKVIEERVALKKEKEVRLKRKDHLMKELERLRKQQGELLRKKRREKDGHKDPLLVEVSRLQEEVMQQISVIRKENEAAEKKQAELDKVAQILGLYISDKPKKNPKDIRETPPEKRNEKPKSPEKSFPSSFSSSVSVSKEGPSLKSAPGKPKCKSPNRFQPPPKSADQYEYYDAGNHWCKNCNLLCGSMFDFFTHMHSKAHRKTQDPYDRPWASKSSQKDNKHQTGKTGEKIVVPAKGSEFLTAVIGFYCQLCEEFFGDQISAEDHVSNCSHNEKYKKYVNENPLYEQRRNLDRQAGLAVIMDNKERRQTELKRKMEEEPKVLKEEDTKAKVVVKNESEEPGSPMELCEKAPAPLKGDSNPKLAVQLRLKKKPEESAKNSADSPTFGKFCWKKSDKEEEKESEPTTEKEELGDGSKDKEDGKTQFGKTKTIAIKLSGKTVIPHTSVWMPFSTAPAVATQAKIRPNLPAPVMQLRKTSAAVVNKPAPLNAFLSIRPAGTTASKPLPVVKSDSKKNVMLTPDLISKAFCGEEVVLKTPPVVGVKTPATTTVTEAKTPMGEVKTPMEAEVKTSVTKVTPLAVPEKKTPSIPHPVMQIMSFKSDVAAPGVPESEQNLTVLVRPPPLHKDRGESTKKSEKPKSNLAAANAQDLYDIFYSSGGKGSSDVKNASKTEINTGNAEMRTNYGESAVSYSTESENKSKASNVLLFSEVEKKNKQAIQKEESKIDLSKELPDNQAAEIQNDVLAGNKNAATGLSKDETGNVDAGKTNQESMPVIYSPDQDISSSNVSVCSGVPIDDPISLITVPWNKEIRGRKILDSLETRNLMSSNTEPHTLNTEENLRSHGFLQISGIPESLELNAPGGDPEPLKLEISEGGISVDLGSFETPALNFETPDLNLDTYDFCFETADLNIPETETDTVAREVQNVAENAEALTLEMPSKCSDLSPARLEAELHALESVGQNEINREEEIHSISGHLMLEDIGEVVGSFALETDIPETPEISSSQEAKQPKGEITPSALESLEASHSDDVLVNEANKQVASLSSQPKDEDPKDPGLVESISDTGNNP; translated from the exons ATGTTCCGCGGACGGCCGCACCGAGGTGGcaaggagagaggaggggggcaTCCACGGCATTACCCACCTCGGGGTCCGCTGGGCTCCTCGCCACCTCGTCACTCGCCTCCGCCGGGGGGATACCGGGACGAGCGGGAGGACAGGGAACGTCACCACTTCTCTGGGTATCGGGGAAAGCCCGATGGTTACCGACGCTCTCCTCCAGAGAGGAGGCATCCCTCCCCGGGCAGGGGCTGCAACCGAGGACCGGTGAGTGAGTACCGTGGGCCTCCACAAAGGGATCATCCAGCCAGG AGAATGTCTCCGTCTCCACCGCATTCTGGCATCCCACTTGATCACAGTTTGATCATCACTGTTGGAAATGAGCGGAACCATAGTGTCTCACCAGACCACAGGAGAGTTGACCCTCCAATCAATCACAGATACAG GGATGATCTAGAGGAAGACTACAGCAGAAATCCTCTACCCGAAAGAAAATTTTCTTCTTCGTATGACCGGGAAGAACATGACTTCCACGGGGGGAGCCCACATTACCCTCACCGGCGAGAAGAGGGACCTGGGGGAagcagcagagaaagagaaaagttCCATAAGTTTCACTACCCGCCCATGGAAGCCAAGAGACCCAAGTACGACATGGAACCTGAGAGCAGGGGCTACAGCTCAGAGAGGTCCCGTCGGCCTGAGCGCACTGTGGAGAGGGGCCGTAGAAGCCGCAGCAGAGGCAAGAGCAGGGGCCGAAGCAGAAGTCGCAGCAGGGACAAGAGCAGGGGCCGGAGCCGCAGTGCCAGCCCCCTCAAAGGCCgtttaaaaaatgacaccagCGAAGGCTTCCGGGAGCTGGCGCAGGCCCGCAAGAGAAAGGAGAAGGAGGAGCTGGAGAGGCTGGAGCGGGCGGTCGCTCAGCGGGAGATGGGCGGAACTAAAAGTTATGGAATCCCTGGGCTGCCTGGCCGGTCGACCGAGGCTGCTGAATTCATGCAGCAGCGACTCGATGAAGTGCCACCAATGCCTAAAAAATCTATTCTTAAAAAACGCGTTGAGCCTGAAGTGGATCCTGCCGTCAGTATTGAG AGCAGTGACTACTCCAGCGGAGCCCCTGGAGGGCAGCGAAGCAGCAGTTTATCGACAGAGGCTGAGCGTTTCCTCAACACGCTCAACAGAGGCATGGATTCTGAGCTATTCTCTTCTCTGCTAAGAGAAGCGAGAGAGGAGGCTTATGCCAAAGAGACAAAAGGGAAGCTTACTGAAGGCTCATTCCTCTATGATGAGCACTATGAGGAATCCTTTCAGAAAGCAGAGCCAGAGAAGCCTGTGGAGAACGCTGGTGAATTCCTCCTGCCACATGAGAGGGTCAGTCATGATGGCAGTGGGTTTTCCAGAATTTTAGGAATGATGGGTGAGTTCCCCAGCCCACAGGAAAAGCTGAGGTGTTCTCCAGATATTGAAGATGAGGAAAAATTCCTCTATGGAGAAGAGGAAGATGAGCGGCTAGAGGCTCAGTTGCAAGCTGGACTGGCCCGGCAACAGAGCCAACCAGTTAATTCTGGAATTGTCCACCGTCAGCAGAGCCACCCAGGGATGGACCACCAGCTACAGAACAAGCCTGCAGTCGGAAAGCAAAACAGCAAGACTGCCATTAGTGAGCGTCAAGTGAGCCAGGCTGTAGCTAGCCGCCATCAAGAAAACCAGCCTGGGATTTTGCATCGTCAGAACCAATCTGGGATTGTCCAGCAGAAGGAGAGCCAGGCTGAGATTAGTCACCAGCAGTTGATTCATCCTAGGATTCCACGCCATCAGCTTAGCCAGCCTGGGATTGGACAGCATCAAGAAAGTAAGTCAGGGATTGGTCATCATCAACAGTGTCACACAATAACTGGTCATCCTCAAGAGAGTCAGCCACACAGTGTGCACAGTCAGCAGAGCCCACCTATGTCAGTCCATGGTCCATGTGGGACATCCCAAGAAGACCTGGATAGCTCTCCAGTGGAAGCAGAAGAGACTCAGGATTCCCAAGAGTACGAAAAGATTCAAACTCTGCTAAAAACAATTGGTCTAGATATGGGGGTGGCTGAAATCGGCAAGCTGGCTGCACGGACTCAGGAGCGCTTGCACGGGAAGAAACCACCAGGAGGGTCTTCTCGTTACTGTGACGGAGAAAGAGGACGCAGGGCATCAGCAGGCAGAAACTGGGAGAATCAACACAGCCACAGCCATACCATGTCTCCTGAGTCTGATTACAACCAGTCAATCTCTCCATCCCCTACTAGACGAGCCTCTCACGGTGAAAATCTCTCTTCCTTCACATCAGAGTACAGTGTTAAACAGGGTGAAAAAAAGGGATGGGAAATCCCTGTTTTAGGGGAAAATGTCAAGCTGGCTCCAATATCATCTGCTTCTGTCCCCCCTACAACTGCCCAACCTAATGCCTCTTTACCCCCCACACCTACTTACTCTATGCCATCATACTCTCACTACCAACCTCCACCAGCCACACCAAACTTTCCCCCTCCTGGCTATGATCAGTATGGAAATTACATGCCTTACATGTCCACGGGTTGGCCAATGTACCCTCCTCCATCACAGGAGCCTCAACCAGTACCCCAACAAGGTGTTCCGTCTGGCCACCCGCCCATCGAAGAGCAACATGTGACATCTTCTAGGCCCTATCTCAGAGTCATCGAAACGGTGCCCCTCAGTCAGACACAAGTAAAGCCCAAGAAAGAAGAGTCTGCTCTTGTCCAAGTGCCAATGACAGATAGACTAGAAAATAATTCATCCAACCGCATTGTGTTAACGGGACAGAAAAAACAACGGAgagaatctgaagaaaaaaataaggcCAATGAGAAGCAAAAG GTTATAGAAGAAAGGGTGGctttgaagaaagaaaaagaggTCCGTTTGAAAAGAAAGGACCATCTCATGAAGGAACTGGAGAGATTGCGAAAGCAGCAAG GAGAGCTTCTGCGTAAGAAGCGCAGGGAGAAGGACGGTCACAAggaccctttgctggtggaggtgagcCGGCTTCAAGAGGAAGTCATGCAGCAAATCTCTGTGATCCGTAAGGAGAACGAAGCAGCGGAGAAGAAGCAGGCAGAGCTGGACAAGGTGGCTCAGATCTTGGGCCTGTACATTTCTGACAAACCGAAAAAGAATCCCAAGGATATTAGGGAGACCCCTCCAGAGAAAAGAAACGAGAAACCAAAGAGCCCCGAAAAATCCttcccctcctccttctcctccagcGTCTCCGTGTCTAAG gAAGGCCCCAGTTTGAAGTCGGCTCCAGGAAAGCCCAAGTGTAAAAGCCCAAATCGTTTCCAACCTCCACCGAAGTCTGCAGACCAGTATGAATATTATGATGCTGGTAATCATTGGTGCAAAAACTGCAACCTGCTCTGCGGGTCCATGTTTGATTttttcacacacatgcacagcaaAGCACATAGAAAG ACACAGGATCCTTATGACAGACCCTGGGCTTCAAAATCCTCCCAAAAGGACAACAAACATCAGACTGGAAAAACTGGAGAGAAAATTGTTGTCCCTGcaaaag GTTCTGAGTTTTTGACCGCTGTCATAGGATTTTACTGCCAGCTATGTGAAGAGTTTTTTGGAGATCAGATCAGTGCTGAAGATCATGTTTCAAATTGTAGTcataatgaaaaatataag aaatatgttaatgaaaacccGCTGTATGAACAGAGGAGGAATCTGGACCGTCAAGCAGGTCTGGCGGTAATCATGGACAATAAAGAGCGAAGGCAGACAGAGCTGAAAAGGAAAATGGAAGAGGAACCCAAAGTTCTCAAAGAGGAAGACACAAAAGCAAAGGTAGTGGTTAAGAATGAAAGTGAGGAGCCTGGGAGCCCCATGGAGCTGTGTGAAAAGGCACCCGCACCTCTGAAAGGGGACAGCAACCCAAAGCTTGCGGTACAGCTTAGGCTGAAAAAAAAGCCTGAGGAGTCAGCAAAGAATTCTGCAGACTCTCCCACTTTTGGAAAGTTCTGCTGGAAGAAATCGGACAAGGAAGAAGAGAAAGAGTCAGAACCGACAACGGAAAAGGAAGAACTTGGAGACGGGAGCAAAGATAAGGAGGATGGGAAGACGCAGTTTGGGAAAACAAAAACCATTGCAATTAAGCTCTCGGGAAAGACGGTTATCCCCCACACCAGTGTATGGATGCCCTTTAGTACTGCCCCTGCCGTGGCAACCCAAGCAAAAATCCGTCCTAACTTGCCTGCCCCAGTTATGCAGCTCAGAAAGACTAGCGCCGCCGTAGTTAATAAACCGGCCCCTTTAAATGCCTTTCTGTCTATAAGACCAGCTGGTACCACTGCCAGCAAACCTCTACCTGTAGTTAAAAGTGATTCAAAAAAGAATGTTATGTTGACACCTGATCTTATTTCCAAGGCATTTTGTGGTGAGGAAGTTGTACTTAAAACTCCTCCTGTGGTGGGAGTAAAAACTCCTGCCACCACCACAGTAACAGAAGCAAAAACCCCCATGGGGGAAGTAAAAACCCCCATGGAGGCAGAAGTAAAAACCTCAGTGACAAAAGTCACTCCTTTAGCTGTGCCTGAAAAGAAAACCCCTTCCATTCCTCATCCAGTTATGCAGATAATGAGTTTTAAGTCTGATGTGGCAGCACCTGGTGTGCCCGAAAGTGAACAAAACTTGACCGTACTCGTCCGCCCTCCTCCGCTACATAAGGATCGGGGGGAGTCGACAAAAAAAAGCGAGAAACCCAAATCAAACTTGGCTGCGGCCAATGCACAAGATCTGTATGATATTTTTTATAGTAGCGGTGGGAAAGGTTCCTCAGATGTCAAAAATgcaagtaaaactgaaataaacactggaaatgctGAGATGCGAACAAATTATGGGGAAAGCGCTGTATCTTATAGTACAGAATCAGAGAATAAAAGTAAAGCGTCTAACGTACTACTTttttctgaagttgaaaaaaagAATAAGCAGGCTATCCAGAAAGAAGAGAGTAAAATTGATCTCAGTAAAGAACTACCAGACAACCAAGCAGCTGAAATCCAAAACGATGTCTTAGCTGGTAATAAAAATGCTGCGACAGGTCTGAGTAAAGATGAAACTGGTAATGTGGATGCTGGCAAAACAAATCAAGAATCCATGCCAGTAATCTACAGTCCTGATCAGGATATTTCCAGTAGTAacgtgtctgtgtgcagtggcgTCCCCATTGATGACCCCATCTCTCTGATAACAGTACCCTGGAATAAGGAAATCCGTGGCCGGAAGATTTTGGACAGCCTTGAAACCAGAAATTTAATGTCCTCTAACACGGAGCCACATACTCTTAATACAGAGGAGAATCTCCGAAGTCAtggttttctacaaatttctggcATCCCTGAATCTCTTGAGCTAAATGCGCCAGGTGGTGACCCTGAACCCCTAAAGTTAGAGATTTCAGAGGGTGGCATTTCTGTAGATCTTGGCAGTTTTGAAACTCCTGCTTTGAATTTTGAAACCCCTGACTTAAACCTTGATACTTACGACTTTTGTTTTGAAACTGCAGATTTAAATATTCCTGAAACTGAGACGGACACCGTGGCTCGGGAGGTACAAAATGTAGCCGAAAATGCAGAGGCTTTAACGTTGGAGATGCCCAGCAAATGCAGTGATCTAAGCCCTGCAAGGCTGGAAGCCGAATTGCATGCGCTGGAGTCTGTAGGTCAAAATGAAATCAACAGAGAAGAGGAGATACACAGTATTTCAGGTCACCTGATGTTGGAAGATATTGGTGAGGTGGTTGGCTCATTTGCCTTAGAAACGGATATCCCTGAAACTCCTGAAATAAGTTCTTCTCAGGAAGCAAAGCAGCCTAAGGGAGAGATCACTCCCTCGGCACTGGAATCTCTTGAAGCCAGTCATTCAGACGACGTTCTGGTGAACGAGGCTAACAAGCAGGTTGCAAGTCTTTCATCTCAGCCTAAAGATGAAGATCCGAAGGATCCAGGTCTTGTAGAGAGCATTTCCGATACTGGAAATAATCCATAA